A segment of the Methanolinea mesophila genome:
GCATGCGCCACGACCAAGGGGCTGCCCATGAGTTACAACCGCGACCTCCAGGAACTGACCCCCAGCCTCTGGCGGGGGGTGTGGGATGCCAAGCACAGTTCCCGCCTTCTTGTTGATATGCTCGCCACCGCCAGGTTCCACCCCGACCGGATGGAGGCGGAGGCGGGGAAGGGGAACTCCACCGCCACGGATCTTGCGGACATGCTGGTCCGTGACTACGGGCTCCCCTTCCGGACCGCACACACCATCGTGGGCCGGGCGGTGCAGAACGGAACCCTCGACCTGCCAACCCTTGATGAAGCGGCGAAGGAGGTCACCGGGACCGACCTCTCTTCCCGGGGGCTCACCGCGGAGAAGGTCCGCGACGCCCTCGACGTGCGGCAGAGCGTCGCACTCCGTAAGGCGAGAGGGGGGCCGGCTGAACTCTCGGTAAAAGTGGCCTGCCAGGAGCGGAAGGAGCACCTGCAAAAGGACCAGGACTCCCTCGATGAGCGGATGGCGGCCGTATCCGGCGCCCTGTCCCGGCTAATCCGGGACGCCAGGGGGCTGGTCCAGTGACCGGGGAGTTCTCCTCCGGCGACCGGGTGCGGTGCATGTTCGCGGGAAAGTCACTCGCAGGGACCTACATCACCGAACGGGATGGTATGGCGGTGATAAAACTCGACAGCGGGTACAACATGGGCGTCCCGTTCCCGGCCTGTACCCTGGTGGAACACCTTCCGGCCGCCCCTGTAAAGGGGCCTGCAGTGGCCCAGGACCCGTCGCTTCCCCCGCTCTCCATCGTTTCCACCGGGGGGACGATCGCGAGCAGGATCGACTACCGTACCGGTGCCGTGACCAGCCAGTTCGATGCCGACGATATCCTCAGGGCGATTCCCGGTCTGGAGAAGATCGGGAACTTCTCCACCCGCGTACTCTATACCATCCTTTCGGAGAACATGACCCCGCAGATCTGGCAGGAGCTCGCCCGCTCGGTGTACGAGGAGATCCGTGGCGGAGCGAAAGGCGTGATCGTCACCCACGGGACCGATACCATGGCATATAGCGCCGCAGCCCTGTCGTTCATGCTGGACACCCCTGTCCCCGTGATCTTCGTAGGGTCGCAGCGGTCGGCGGACCGGCCGAGCAGCGATAACGTGATGAACGCCCTGTGCAGCGCGAGCGCCGCGGTGAGCCCGCTCGGAGAGGTCGCGGTAGTGATGCACGAGAGTTCCAGCGACGACTTCTGTGTCATACACCGGGGCACGAGGGTCAGGAAGATGCACTCCTCCCGGAGGGACGCGTTCAGGAGCCTGGGGCTCCCCCCGATCGGCCGGGTGGAGTATCCCTCGCTCGGGATCACCCTCGCAGAGGACGCGGTCCGCCGCTGTGATACGGAGCCTGTCCTCCTCGATGCGCTGGAACCGCGCTGCGGGCTGCTGTATTTCTATCCCGGGATGCCCGCCGGAGTCCTGGAAGCATTTTCCGGGATGGAGGGACTGGTGATCGCCGGCACCGGTCTCGGACACACGAGCACCGGGCTGATCCAGGGACTCCGCGATCTGATCGACGGGGGGACGACGGTGGTCATGACCACCCAGTGCCTCTTCGGGCGGGTCTGCGACCGGGTCTACGATACCGGGCGGGACCTGCTGAAGGCCGGGGTCATCGAGGGAGAGGATATGCTCCCCGAAACGGCCCTGGTCAAGATGATGTGGGTGCTTGCGAACGAGCGCGACCGGGAGCGCGCCGGGGCCCTGATGCAGAAGGATTTGCGGGGAGAACTGTCCGGGAGGTCGGTATCGTGACCGACTATGAGTCCGTCGGCCTGAAGGCCGGGATCGAGATCCACCAGCAGCTGAATTCCCGGGAGAAATTGTTCTGCGGGTGCCCCACCGTACTCCGGAAGTTCGACGAGCGCTCGGGTGAATTCGCCCGGTACCTCCGGGCGACTGAGAGCGAGATGGGGGAGATCGACCGGGCCGCGAAGGAAGAGATGATGGTCCTCCGCAGGTTCTGCTATTACGCCTACGACACCTGCTGCCTGGTCGAATACGATGAGGAGCCTCCCGGCCCCCTGAACCGTGAGGCGCTGGGGATCTGCCTCTCTATCGCGAAGACCCTGGGGATGACCCCCATCGAGCAGGTGCACACCATGAGGAAGCTGGTCATCGACGGGTCAAACACCAGCGGGTTCCAGCGCACCGCGCTGGTTGCCATGAACGGGACGCTTCCCAACGGCGGGGCGATCGATACCATCTGTCTCGAGGAGGAAGCGGCCCAGCGGGTGGAGGGGGACATCTTCTCCCTCGACCGGCTGGGAATCCCCCTGGTGGAGATCACTACCTCGCCCTGCATGCACACCCCCGAGGAAGTCTACCAGGTGGCGGAATACCTGGGCATGGTCCTCCGCTCGACCGGGAGGGTCAAGCGCGGCCTGGGCACGATCCGCCAGGACGTCAACATCTCCATCCGGGAAGGCGCCAGGGTGGAGATCAAGGGGGTGCAGGAACTGGACCTGATCGCCGAGGTGGTGAGGAGGGAGGTGGACCGGCAGCAGAACCTGGTCTGGATCAGGGAGGAGCTCCGGTCCCGTCGGGCCCGGGTCGACCCGGTCCCGGTCGACGTCACCACGGTCTTCGCCGGCACGGCTTCGTCCATCCTGAAGAAGGCCAAAAAGATCCTTGCCGTCAGGCTTCCCGGGTTCGGGGGCCTGGTGGGGAGGGAGATCCAGCCGGGAAGAAGGCTCGGCAGCGAGATCTCGGACTATGCAAAAAAATGTGGGGTGGGGGGGATCTTCCACACCGATGAGCTTCCCGCGTATGGGGTGACCGCGGAAGAGGTGGAGGCGCTCCGGCGGAACCTCGGGGCTGCGAGCGATGAATGCATCATCCTCGTGGCTGCGGGCGCAGACCGGGCGGTGTGTGCCGCAGACCAGGTGATATACCGCGCGAACCTTGCGCTGGAAGGTGTTCCGGAGGAGACCCGGAAGATGCTGGAAGGGGGCTCCACGGCGTACATGCGCCCGCTTCCGGGAGCGGCCCGCATGTACCCTGAAACCGACGTGCTTCCCGTCAGGATAGGAACGGAAGACTGGGATGCGGTAACGGTCCCCGAACTCCTCACCATCCGGGCCGAACGGTTCGTCACGGAATTCGGGATGGATCCCGGCATCGCCCGGCAGGTGGCGTATTCGGAGTACCTCCCCCTCTTCCAGGCGGCCCTGGACCATGGCATCCCGCCCAGCCTCGCCCACCGCACTATCTTCGCCACCGCGAAGGAGGTCGGCAAGGAGACCGGAAAAGACACCTCCGGGCTGCTCGACCCCGCCGTTCTCATACCGGTCCTCGAAGCTACCCAGAACGGGACTATCGCCAAGGAAGCAATTCCCCAGGTCTTCATGCTCGAACTTGAGGGGGTCCCGGTGAACGAGGCGATAGCCCGGTCGAAGCCCTCGGTCTCGACCTCGGATATCGAGGAGATCGTTTCGAAAATCGTGAACGAGAGAAAGGATTTCGTGAAGAGCAAGGGCATGGCGTCGCTCGGACCCCTCATGGGTGTGGTGATGGAGGAACTCCGGGGGGCGGCTGACGGCAAGGTGATCGCCGGGGTATTAAAGAAGGAGATCCAGGCGGCATTAAAGGAAGAATAACGATTTCCTTCACCTCCTCACCTGAATATTACCGTTGAGAATATGCAGGAATTCAAATTTTGGGGCAGGAATTAATTTAATCAGCAGAAAAGCTTTCGGACCAGGCACAAAACTTGAGTAATTCCCTCCCGGCCGGACAGACGAGTGCTATATCACGGAGCGTACAATATGCAATTCCGATCGCTGGTGCAGGGGTATGTCCGGGGCGTCACCTTTCCGTTTCATCCTTACGGACCGTCCTGAACAGAGGGTTATTCGCACCCGATGAGTGACGTGTCGGTAGTTCCGGGCATGCCGTGGGATCTGCACGGGACATCCTCCAGGCGCTGTCTTTTACCGTGCCGGATAGAGCCCCGCCCTGGAACCGGGAAGAGCCTTTTTTCCATAGAAATCGGGAATTATACGAACATTTATGAGACTCCCTCCCCAATTTATTCAGGAGTTATCGATATGGGTAAAACAGGAACAGTACAGTGGACCCAGGTCAAGGGTGTGAAAGGACAGATCCGACTGGT
Coding sequences within it:
- the gatD gene encoding Glu-tRNA(Gln) amidotransferase subunit GatD, yielding MFAGKSLAGTYITERDGMAVIKLDSGYNMGVPFPACTLVEHLPAAPVKGPAVAQDPSLPPLSIVSTGGTIASRIDYRTGAVTSQFDADDILRAIPGLEKIGNFSTRVLYTILSENMTPQIWQELARSVYEEIRGGAKGVIVTHGTDTMAYSAAALSFMLDTPVPVIFVGSQRSADRPSSDNVMNALCSASAAVSPLGEVAVVMHESSSDDFCVIHRGTRVRKMHSSRRDAFRSLGLPPIGRVEYPSLGITLAEDAVRRCDTEPVLLDALEPRCGLLYFYPGMPAGVLEAFSGMEGLVIAGTGLGHTSTGLIQGLRDLIDGGTTVVMTTQCLFGRVCDRVYDTGRDLLKAGVIEGEDMLPETALVKMMWVLANERDRERAGALMQKDLRGELSGRSVS
- the gatE gene encoding Glu-tRNA(Gln) amidotransferase subunit GatE is translated as MVTDYESVGLKAGIEIHQQLNSREKLFCGCPTVLRKFDERSGEFARYLRATESEMGEIDRAAKEEMMVLRRFCYYAYDTCCLVEYDEEPPGPLNREALGICLSIAKTLGMTPIEQVHTMRKLVIDGSNTSGFQRTALVAMNGTLPNGGAIDTICLEEEAAQRVEGDIFSLDRLGIPLVEITTSPCMHTPEEVYQVAEYLGMVLRSTGRVKRGLGTIRQDVNISIREGARVEIKGVQELDLIAEVVRREVDRQQNLVWIREELRSRRARVDPVPVDVTTVFAGTASSILKKAKKILAVRLPGFGGLVGREIQPGRRLGSEISDYAKKCGVGGIFHTDELPAYGVTAEEVEALRRNLGAASDECIILVAAGADRAVCAADQVIYRANLALEGVPEETRKMLEGGSTAYMRPLPGAARMYPETDVLPVRIGTEDWDAVTVPELLTIRAERFVTEFGMDPGIARQVAYSEYLPLFQAALDHGIPPSLAHRTIFATAKEVGKETGKDTSGLLDPAVLIPVLEATQNGTIAKEAIPQVFMLELEGVPVNEAIARSKPSVSTSDIEEIVSKIVNERKDFVKSKGMASLGPLMGVVMEELRGAADGKVIAGVLKKEIQAALKEE